ACCGCCCGGAGGTCCGCGCCATCGTCCACGTCCACGGCGCCCGCGTCCCCACCAAAGACGACGGCCACCCCGACGACTGGTACACCCCCGGCAACAGCCTCGCCTGCACCTACCCCCTGCACCAGGAGGCCGCAACCCTCTGGTATCACGACCACGCCATGGGGATTAACCGCCTCAATACCTACGCCGGTCTCTTCGGCTTCTTTCTGGTGCGCGACCACGTCGAGGATGCCCTCCACCTGCCATCTGGCAAGTACGAGCTGCCCCTCATCCTCTACGATCGCGACTTCACCGCCGACGGCCAGTTCTTCTACCCCAGCGCCCCCGATCCCGAGCACCCCTGGGTCTCGGAGTTTGCGGGCGACGCTATCCTCATCAACGGCAAGATCCGCCCCTACCACCAAGTCGAGCCGCGCCTCTACCGCCTCCGCCTGGTCAACGCGGCCAACAGCCGCTTCTTCGCGCTATCCTTCACCGACCGCCAGCCCTTCCACCAGATCGGCAGCGACCAGGGCCTGCTCCCCGCCGCCCTTAAGCAGACCGGCCTGAACCTGGCCCCGGCCGAGCGGGCCGACATCCTCGTAGACTTCTCGCAATCTGCCGGAAAGAACGTCCACCTGATGAACGGCGCGCTGGAGATCCTGGAGTTCCGCGTAGCCGCCCAGCCCGCGGTCACCCAGCCCATCCCTACAGCCCTGCGCCCCATACCACGCCTGGCCCCATCCACCGCCATCAAGACCCGCACCATCCTCCTCGGCGAGCACAAGGACTCGGCCGGAAACTCCATGGTGATGCTGCTCAACCGCAAGCGCTGGCACGAACCCGTCACCGAGCAGCCCCGACTCAACACCACGGAGATATGGGAGTTCATCAATATGACCGAGGACACGCACCCCATGCACCTGCACCTGGTGCGCTTCCAGGTGCTCGACCGCCGTGTCTTCGACGTCTTCGCCTACGACGTCAAAAATGTAATGCGTTATATGACGCAGCCGCTGCCGCCGGAGCCGGGCGAGATGGGCTGGAAGGACGTAGTACAGTGCCCGCCGGGCATGA
This is a stretch of genomic DNA from Granulicella sp. WH15. It encodes these proteins:
- a CDS encoding multicopper oxidase domain-containing protein; amino-acid sequence: MSPTRRTFLQQAAALGLSWTRLPSQMFAQMQMSHGNNSSSMPVNAAPPTQPMLHVLELPPFVDELPLPERLHAAPGKKLRVSMREIHAKVHRDLPPTRMWSYGDTAIAPLIEARANQPLHIEWRNDLPTKHFLPIDHSLHGAGRDRPEVRAIVHVHGARVPTKDDGHPDDWYTPGNSLACTYPLHQEAATLWYHDHAMGINRLNTYAGLFGFFLVRDHVEDALHLPSGKYELPLILYDRDFTADGQFFYPSAPDPEHPWVSEFAGDAILINGKIRPYHQVEPRLYRLRLVNAANSRFFALSFTDRQPFHQIGSDQGLLPAALKQTGLNLAPAERADILVDFSQSAGKNVHLMNGALEILEFRVAAQPAVTQPIPTALRPIPRLAPSTAIKTRTILLGEHKDSAGNSMVMLLNRKRWHEPVTEQPRLNTTEIWEFINMTEDTHPMHLHLVRFQVLDRRVFDVFAYDVKNVMRYMTQPLPPEPGEMGWKDVVQCPPGMITRIIVHFEGYAGSYLYHCHILEHEANDMMRPFEVIA